In Oncorhynchus masou masou isolate Uvic2021 chromosome 31, UVic_Omas_1.1, whole genome shotgun sequence, the sequence ggtcagaagtttacatgcactaagttgactgtgtctttaaacagcttggaaaattccagaaaatgaagtcatggctttagaagcttctgttaggctatttgacatcaattggaggtgtatctgtgggtgtatttcaaggcctactttcaaacgcagtgcctctttgcttgacatcatgggaaaatctaaagagaTCAGCCTAGATCtcagaaaagaattgtagacctccacaagtctggttcatccttgagaccaatttccaaaagcctgaagatgccacgttcaactgtacaaacaatagtacgcaagtataaacaccatgggacgtatccacagtaaaacgagtcctataccgacataacctgaaaggctgctcaggaaggaaaaagccactgctccaaaaccagcataaaaaagccagactacggtttgcaactgcacatgtggacaaagattttactttttggagaaatgtcctctggccttATTAAACAAAAACTGTTTGGTCATAgtgaccatagttatgtttggaggaaaaggggaggcttgcaagccaaagaacaacatcccaatcGTGAAACactgggggtggcagcatcatgttgtgggggtggtttgctgcaagagggactggtgcacttcacaaaataagtggcatcatgagggagaaaaattacgtggatatattgaagcaacatctcaagacatcagtcaggaagtgaaagcttggtcgcaaatgggtctttcaaatggacagtgaccccaagcatacttccaaagttgtggcaaaatggcttaaggacaacaaagtcaaggtattggtagtggccatcacaaagccctgacctcaatcccataaatttgtgggcagaactgaaaaagtgtgtgtgagcaaggaggcctacaaacctgactcagttacaccatctctgtcattAAAAATGgtctaaaattcacccaacttattgtgggaagattgtggaagggtaccagaaacatttgacccaagttaaacaatttaaaggcaatgataacaaatactaattgagtgtatgtaatcttctgacccactgggaatgtgatgaaataaataaatcactctctctactattattctgacatttcacattcttaaaataaagtgttgatcctaactgaccgaagacagaatatttactaggattaaatgtcaggaattgtgtaaaactgagtttaaatgtatttggctaaggtgtatgtaaacttcaaacttcaactgtacctagtACAGGCTCGGCTTGGTGTGAAAAGCTCATTAGTGTTTATCAACTCATGGTTGTGAAAAATACTGGAATGATTTTTCTCATAATATGGAGCAACAAAGGAGGAACTTTTTAAagttgaaaaaataaataaaaggaaaATCAAGGTTTGTCAGAACGGTCTCTATAACCAATATCAAGGTTTGTCAGAACTCTATAACCAATATCAAGGTTTGTCAGAACTCTATAACCAATATCAAGGTTTGTCAGAACTCTATAACCAATATCAAGGTTTGTCAGAACTCTATAACCAATATCAAGGTTTGTCAGAACTCTATAACCAATATCAAGGTTTGTCAGAACTCTATAACCAATATCAAGGTTTGTCAGAACTCTATAACCAATATCAAGGTGTGTCAGAACTCTATAACCAATATCAAGGTTTGTCAGAACTCTATAACCAATATCAAGGTTTGTCAGAACTCTATAACCAATATCAAGGTTTGTCAGAACTCTATAACCAATATCAAGGTTTGTCAGAACTCTATAACCAATATCAAGGTTTGTCAGAACTCTATAACCAATATCAAGGTTTGTCAGAACTCTATAACCAATATCAAGGTTTGTCAGAACTCTATAACCAATATCAAGGTTTGTCAGAACTCTATAACCAATATCAAGGTTTGTCAGAACTCTATAACCAATATCAAGGTTTGTCAGAACTCTATAACCAATATCAAGGTTTGTCAGAACTCTATAACCAATATCAAGGTTTGTCAGAACTCTATAACCAATATCAAGGTTTGTCAGAACTCTATAACCAATATCAAGGTTTGTCAGAACTCTATAACCAATATCAAGGTTTGTCAGAACTCTATAACCAATATCAAGGTTTGTCAGAACTCTATAACCAATATCAAGGTTTGTCAGAACTCTATAACCAATATCAAGGTTTGTCAGAACTCTATAACCAATATCAAGGTTTGTCAGGACTCTATAACCAATATCAAGGTTTGTCAGAACGGTCTCTATAACAAATATCAAGGTTTGTCACAAAGGACTCTATAACAAATGTCAAGGTTTGCTGCGTTTCAACCTCACTGTTGGCACCGTTTTCAGCTAGAAGTACCTCGGCTAAACTTTGAAAATCCAGCACAGCTGTTAACCCAATTTTGAACCGGTCCCTCACTGGGAACTCTTTGAAGCAACAGCGATGAGTAATTCATATGCACTGGCCTGTTTTATGTTCTGTAGCTTAGCTACAATTTCAAATGACAGGCTATACAATGCAGATAGCCATGAGAAGGGAAGACTACAGCCATTCAAAAACTGATGCAAATATAGATTTGTCTCGATTCTTTCTATGTGCCAAGTACAGTTACCACTTGCTATAAGAAACATTTAGGTTAATTTACACTGCGGTATGTGGTGAAAACAAGTAGATCTAACCTTTAAGCATTTTACGTGGCTTTGCGTGATGTAATTCATTGGCTGATTATATTGGTCTGGTAAGAGCAGACTGACGTCCTGATAGTGTGATTATCACTTTTGGGCCCAGCTTCAAAGCAACCTGGAAGTAGCAGAATTTCTCTCCCCAAAAGTCTGATGTAAaactttaaccttaacccttacggAGCCTAACTCTTAAGGTTGTTTCCAGAAATTAAAACCTAAAAAGTGTGGAAGTTACCTGAATTTTGCTACCCTTAGACCAAAAAGCTACTTGTTGTTAATAAATATTGTCTTGATTCCTCCCCAATCAGAGGCTAGTGGAGGGTGGTCTCGGTGGTCCGGCAGCTCTCATCCTGACCCCCACCAGGGAGCTGGCCATCCAGATCGAGAGGCAGACCAAGGAGCTGGTGATGGGCCTACCTAACATGAGGACTGGCCTGCTGGTGGGAGGCATGCCCCTGCCCCCGCAGCTCCACCGCCTCAAGAGCACCATCAAGGTACAACGTTATCTCAACGTTTCTCATGACGCTGTACAATAGTGTACAACGTTACCTCAACGTGTCTCATGACGCTGTAGAACAGTGTAGAACGTTACATCAACGTTTCTCATGACGCTGTAGAACAGTGTACAACGTTACCTCAACGTTTCTCATGACGCTGTACATTAGTCCACAATTGTTACGTCAATGTTTCAAAGAGAGTACTGGACAGTATTAAGTCAATGTTTACCAGACATTTTCTACATGATGTCAATATTAAATAACCCATAACCTTGCAATGAAGGCCCTCCATAGCTTAGCTACAATTTCAAATGACAGGCTATACTATGCAGATAGCCATGAGAAGGGAAGACTACAGCCATTCAAGAACTGATGCAAATAGACTTGTCTCGATTCTTTCTATGTGCCAAGTACAGTTACCACTTGCTATAAGAaacattacatttatttatttaattaatacAGTTTGATTAACCAAACTGTATTTGTTTTTCTCTTAATTGCCCTCTAGATAATCATTGCCAACTTAATTGCCTTCCAGATAATAATTGCTACCCCAGGACGACTGCTGGAGATCCTGAAACAGAAGGCAGTGCAGCTGGATGGAGTGAGGGTTGTGGTGGTTGATGAGGTAAATATGTCTTCTCATAGCATTAATTGAGAACACTATTGTGCAGTCATTTTGAAACGATTTAAAAGGCCCCTTCCCTTGTGTTTAACAAAGAccgtgcacattaatcaacatttCACATCGATGTAAATGTACCAGAGTTGGCAAAAGAGCACATATTTGTAGATTGACTTAAATTGAAATGGGATTGACCCCCATCCCGTGTACCAGTAATACTATATTAACATTGTTCAGCAGAATGAAAAATAATTTGTCCTCTTATGAGTGCAGGCAGACACCATGCTGAAGATGGGCTTTCAGCAGCAGATCCTGAAGGTTCTGGAGAACATCCCGGAGGAGCACCAGACCCTGCTAACATCCGCCACCATCCCCAAGGACACAGAGCAGCTGGCAGCCCGACTGACCCAGGACCCGGTACGTATCGCCATCGGGGACAGGAACCAGCCCTGCGCCGACATCCGCCAGATAGTGCTCTGGGTGGAGGAGCCCTCCAAGAAGAAGAAGCTCTTTGAGATTTTAAATGTAGGTGATTTTTCAATAGCTTTTCTTCAGtgtactgggttgtgttcattaggcagcaaacggaagaaaacagactgaaacagggagttATTGTTTTCTGTTGTAAAATTATTTAAAATGTTATCCGTTGAGTGGCCtcatgaacacgacccaggtgtaaatgacattttaatgttAATGTGGGAATTTTAATTACAGGTTACTGGCATTTTCTGTATATTGTCATAAAGCATCTCAGCAAGGAGTGTTATTAAAGACCTGCTCCGAAACTTTGGCAACTACTACgtattttttaaacctcccactttgggctggatgtgtcaatgtgtaatccctagtttgaaagcaacTGTTTTTCTTGAATCTGTGCTGTGCCATTTACCTTACATTTCCCCCCATgtgggccagccccctagcaaatatagttctagccaatgagcttcagtCTCTCTGcattttgagtgacagctagcaagactCACACACAGCATAGTGAGACAGagcaatgacgtggtgcacatatctgcaTGTGATGTAGTACACAATTTTCTGCAACCACTTTTAGCTTGTGAGTGCTACTGGCTAAAAAAATTATACAAAGTACTGGAGAATCTCTTAACTCTGTCAAAAGTGGGAATTCCTGCAGTATCCTGAAGACTCCCACTGGACGATATTAAGACAGTTGTCGCTGCAGCCCTGTTTCCCCTATCCAGAGGAAATGGGTTGGCCCTCAGCCATGGCTTTGCTCCAGGAAACTGAGCAACGGTTCATGCCATCTATTTTAGGTAGGGAGCGGGAAGAGGCTGTGCTTTCACAGACCCGTTGGCAAAATGGCATTAGATCTGCTTAGATCCATGTTACCATCCAGGGGGATGTTGACTTGTACTCCTATATTTCACCTGCAACCCACAGTCTATTTTCCAACAATTTAAATAGACTTGTTTTCTtccatactgaacaaaaatataaacccaatatgtgctgaaataaaaaataacagaaaaagtttgtgcacaaatttgtttacttcCGTGTTAGTGAGCAatcctcctttgccaagataattcatccacctgacagctgtggcatatgaagaagctgattaaacagcatgatcaatacacaggtgcaccttgtgctggggacaataaaaggccactctaaaatgtgcagttttgtcacacaacacaataccacagatgtctcaagttttaagggagcgtgcaatttcatgctgactgcaggaatgtccatcagagctgttgccagagaattaaacGGTTTGTCGAGATAGGTGTGGAATAACCtgaccccatcgaacacctttgggaattggaacggcgactgcgagccagacctaatcgcccaacatcagtgcctgacctcactaatgctcttgtggctgaatggaagcaagtccctgcagcaatgttccatcatctagtggaaagccttcctagaagagtggatgctgttatagcagcaatgttccatcatctagtggaaagccttcccagaagagtggaggctgttatagcagcaatgttccatcatctagtggaaagccttcccagaagagtggaggctgttatagcagcaatgttccatcatctagtggaaagccttcctagaagagtggaggctgttatagcagcaatgttccatcatctagtggaaagccttcctagaagagtggatgctgttatagcagcaatgttccatcatctagtagaaagccttcccagaagagtggaggctgttatagcagcaatgttccaacatctagtggaaagccttcccagaagagtggaggctgttatagcagcaatgtgcCAAcacctagtggaaagccttcccagaagagtggaggctgttatagcagcaaataggggaccaactccatattatgaGATGTtcaatgtaatgtagtgtatttcctcattacctgtgtgtttgttttgccCACCCAGGACGGAAAGCTGTACCAGCCTCCGGTGGTTGTGTTTGTGGACTGCAAACTTGGGGCGGACCTACTGTGTGAGGCCGTGAAGAAGATCATGGGTCTCAACACGGTGGCCATCCACTCAGACAAGACCCAATGGGAACGCAACCGCATCCTCAAGGTGAGGCCTGTGGCAGCCAGGTATTGCTTTGTTCATTAGCACCAAACAGAATATGACAGACTGGAAGGAAGGAAAGGGAATGTCAAGactttgtccaataagaaacactcatTTTCATTGACAGATTTAAAACATTAAGAAATGTTGTAATTTGCGTCGTACCCTCGAGGTGTATTCAGTGTAATGTTTAAAGGTTTTCCTGGATACTGGACAGTACCGTACCAATACACACTAGATCCAATGGTGAGAGGAGGCCCCACTGATGCTCTCCCTTCGTTGAGACTGACCATCGGCGGGCAGGCATCATCAGTCCAGTAACAGAAAGACAGCAAATGATTTTACATTTCTTATCATTCATCTGTGCCTATACAACAAAtgatctattaccagtgtgatcacaattttgttttgtttttgtttatataATTTTAAAATGGTCTGAAGAACATTGGCAGGGCATTTCAAGTATAGACAATTTGCAGTGATACTGTATTAGGCctatagcttactgcacaaacctcatggTTATAGaactgttgtttttttaataTGCTAATGTTGAATCCGTTTTTAAGTCTGAGCGGTAGATCTCATTTTGACTCAGAAGTTTGGTTACCACAGCACCAGGATCAGTTTAGCTTTTTTTAAATATCATAATGAATCGGATTACAAGGataagacctgatcctagatcagtgctCCTACTCTGAGATTCTTTATGAATACGGGCCCAGGTCTGGCTATTATGACTCAAACAGAAAAGCTCGTCACAGGCAGTGTACTTCCATAAAGAGTATTAAACCGTTAAGCTGTTTTGTACCTCCTCAGGGTCTACTCGAAGGGGACTTTGAAGTGGTGGTCAGCACTGGCGTACTGGGCAGAGGGCTCGACCTGGTCAATGTCAAACTGGTGGTCAACTTTGACATGCCGCCCAACATGGATGAGTACGTTCATCAGGTGGGGCAGTTTTCTATTGTTGTGAATGGGGGAAGATCTGGTGTGCTTTTGTCATACAAAAATCAATGTCTGAGAcaatattggggcggcagggtagcctagtggttagagcgttggactagtaaccggaaggttgcgagttcaaacccccgagctgacaaggtaccaatctgtcgttctgcccctgaacaggcagttaacccactgttcccaggccgtcattgaaaataagaatgtgttcataactgacttgcctagttaaataaaggttaaaataaatatatatatatatcttcttGCATCTTGGGGGGAGCATCTGACACAGCATCTTTTCTGTATAGTATTGTCTACAAATGGatgaaagtatgtgtgtgtggggggggggttagctACTCAGGTGTCATTGCAAATGGTTCTGTCCGGTGTGACTTTTACTCTCCTTCCTCCCAGGTGGGCAGAGCAGGCAGACTGGGCCACCGGGGCACGGCCATCACCTTTGTCAACAACGACAACAAGCGTCTGTTCCTGGAAGTGGTGAACCGGGTGAAGCCCACAGGTTCCCAGCTTCCCCCCCAGCTTCTCAACTCCCCCCACCTCCACGAGCAGCAGAGGAGGGACAAACAGAAAGCCAAGCAAAGGGGGGAGGATGACATCATGGTCACCAAGAACAACCTCCTCAGCATCATCCGGAAACACAACAGGAGCTCAAAGAGATAGACAGATTATGCtactttgtgtttgtgtgtatatctGGGTAATTTGTCCATTTTGAATAAATTTATATGAACTTGATTGAGTTGTAATTTCAAGTTGACACGTTTATAGAGTTGTGCATTTTGGAAATATTGCCATCTACTTGTCAAACACGGGCACGGCATGTTTGGGATTTTTTTTGCTGTGGATGGAAACGTAATTTCTGTCTAGTCAATAGCAAATCGCTGATCGGGGTTTGAAATTGACGCGGCGCAGAAGCGAAGACAACCACGACAGTGGAACGGTAAACAAACACAACTGAGTTGAATCTCCTGTCTTGAGGAGGAGGTAGCTGGCATAAATTGAATGCCCAAATTATATTTTAAGTAAACTGATCCGAGTATCATTCTCAGCTTTGTAATGTGTGTTTTTAGACAGCTAACTTAACGTCGCCAACTAACTAAGGTGCCTAAATAGTTCCTGTTTCATTACATGTCCGAATTATCCCGTTGTAAATAAACTTTCAACTTTTTGCAGGGGAAGATGTGCAATTTGAATAGACGTGTCTACGGATAACGTTGGAAACATTTAATTGACGAAggatgtattattttttttaaccataTCATTTTAAAATATCTACAGTACCATGTACTTTATACTCGATACCAAAGGAAAAAGCACACAGCTTTTTATGATAATGTCTTGACACCAAGGGACCCTGACGCCCGAAAATCTTCAAAGATCAGTGTTGAGGTTCCGCGAGAAAATATAAAATACGAGATCATTGGATAAAACCAAGGAGTTAAACTCGACCTGTCTTATTTCTGGCCTGTCACCCGCTCTTGCCCTTCAGAGGGAAAACGGGTGCTACAAGGCGATTAAAACGACAAGTGAAAACACTATGGAAATCACTCCGAATAGCACACCTGCATCTGAGAAAACACTGTCTTTGCAACGCAGAACCAGAACAGGTTCAATTGTCAAAAGCGAATGTAAAGACATCGGCAACGCAGAGGGCTCCAGACAACGCTGGGTCAGCGGTACCGACTCTAGTCAGTCTAAAGTTCTCTCTGAATCAAACCCCGAACGACAGGAAATGCAGCTGTATTACGGTCATTTAGTCTTAGGGACACCTCATCTAAAAGTAAATCGAGAGAAGCTGTTAACCTTTTAAACACTCCAACTAAAGGAGTTTAAAGGTTTCCGTCTAGATTTGCGCCAAAACAACCAGTAACCCCGGGTAAAGTAGACGTGACAACCAGAGGACCAGACCAAAACCTTTTCAACACCCACGAGAAAGACTCCTTTCGAGAAAATCACGGCAAAGAAGGATGCCTTTGAGAGATTGGCTGGGGAAAAAGGCTGTAACAATGGCAAGCCTAGAGAGACTAAAGAAGCACACACAGGTGACCGTGGAGGCTGCGAAACCTGGTGCAACTCACAGTTCTCAGACGTTTCCGCTCAGTAGTCAAGGAGCAAACGTGGCCTCGACCTTTCCGTCAATCCATAGCGATGTAAGCCTGGCAAGGTCCTCTACCCCTGCACCAACATCCTATGTCTCGACCGAGCCTTTGGTCCGATCCAAGCCAGATACCCTGAAGATGGAGAACAGTGCTGTGACAGTTGCGGTCCGGCTGAGGCCATTCAACACCAGGTAAAAAAAAGATTTCTATatctatttgatttattttgttgTTCATTGAAATCAGATTAATTCAGCATTCATCCAGCTCTAATATGGCCCCCTTCTTTAACTGCAACAAGAGTCATCATACTAATTTGCTTATTTATCCATTAGGCCTAATCAGTGATGTAAAAAATGACCCAAAATTTGCCTGACATTTGCTTTCAGGGGAGAAGACGGAGAAAGCATCGCGGGTGATCTTCATGGATAACCAGGAGACTGTTGTTCAACATCCAGACACCAAGCAGGGGCACGCCTTCACATATGACTTCTCCTTCTGCTCTGTTGATAAACATCCAGACACCAAGCAGGGGCACGCCTTCACATATGACTTCTCCTTCTGCTCTGTAAATAAACATCCAGACACCAAGCAGGGGCACGCCTTCACATATGACTTCTCCTTCTGCTCTGTTGATAAACATCCAGACACCAAGCAGGGGCACGCCTTCACATATGACTTCTCCTTCTGCTCTGTTGATAAACATCCAGACACCAAGCAGGGGCACGCCTTCACATATGACTTCTCCTTCTGCTCTGTAAATAAACATCCAGACACCAAGCAGGGGCACGCCTTCACATATGACTTCTCCTTCTGCTCTGTAAATAAACATCCAGACACCAAGCAGGGGCACGCCTTCACATATGACTTCTCCTTCTGCTCTGTTGATAAACATCCAGACACCAAGCAGGGGCACGCCTTCACATATGACTTCTCCTTCTGCTCTGTAGATAAACATCCAGACACCAAGCAGGGGCACGCCTTCACATATGACTTCTCCTTCTGCTCTGTAAATAAACATCCAGACACCAAGCAGGGGCACGCCTTCACATATGACTTCTCCTTCTGCTCTGTTGTTCAACATCCAGACACCAAGCAGGGGCACGCCTTCACATATGACTTCTCCTTCTGCTCCGTTGATAAACGCGACCCCGGCTTTGCCAGCCAGCAGACAGCGTTTGAAAAAGTGGCCAAGCCTCTTCTGGAGAGGGCCTTTGAGGGGTTCAACACCTGCCTGTTTGCTTACGGTCAAACTGGGTCGAGGAAGTCCTACACGGACATCTCACTCTGTTTCTTTCTCACTCGCttttctcttcacacacacacacacactagctgatTTTGTGTTGTTATCACGAGTCTCCTTTTGTTGAATCCAAATGTGTAAAATTGGACGATGTTCCTCTATCCTTCTGCTGTATGATGGGTTTCGAGGAGGCAGGGCTAACACCAAGATTCTGCGAGGAGCTCTTTTCTCGGCTGTCTGCAGTTGACAATCAGGAggtgtttatttgtattttattcatAGCAAGATATACACTTTGTTGATTCTGTCGAGTTGTCATGTAAAGCATTTTGTTTTTAGTTTATTTGCCATGTGAAATGAATACATTAGAAATCTTACTCAATCAAGCGCTCACGACAACTTGGCTGTTGTATAACAGGTCACATGTCATCTGGGGATGAGCTACTTCGAGGTGTACAACGAGAAAATCCATGACTTGCTCGTGTTCAGGGAAGAACAAAAACACAGCTGTGAGTAGGACAAAATGATTTTCAAAAGCCATTTTTACTTCCATTCTACTAAATGATCTTAGTAATGACAATGTTCTCTGTGTTTCTAGCTGAGGGTGAGGGAACATCCAGTCGACGGGCCTTATGTTGCTGAGCTGTCCACGTGAGCAAACCTTTGGTTTCCATGAATGTCTTGTCATGTGTAATGATGGCTTGCTAGTCTTAAGGATTCACTCAGTGACTGTATGTTTTCTTCAAGAACGTGGTGAGCTCCTATGAAGACATTCAAGGTGCTTTACAGACATGCTTTCTGAACACTGATTAACACTTTTTGAACACTTATCAAAGTGATGAAGTCCGTGTGTTGTGAATTCCCACTCTTTTCCCCCTTCTGTTTCCAGGGTTGGCTGGAGCTTGGGAACAAGCAGTGAGCCTCTGCAGCCACAGGCATGACCGACAAGAGCTCCCGATCCCACTCGGTCTTCACCCTGACCCAGACCAAGGTGAACCTCTCCGGCACTCTGTCTTTGTGTTTTAGCCTCACTGTCCAGTGCATCTTTACAATCTACCTCTAGGGAGCATATAGCATGTTTCTGTTTGAATACAcacatttagtgtgtgtgtgtgtagaatgagTTTGTGGAGGGGGAAGAACATGACCGCAGAATCAACCTGGTGGACTTGGCCGGCAGCGAGCGCTGCTCCTCAGCCCAGACCGGCGGTGACCCCCTCATGGTGAGCACGCTCTGTACACTGCTGTGTTTCCACGGCTTTCTTTTACTCATCCACATTTTCAATGGTCATAGACACCGTGTAGACATCCaatgctgtaggtgtcatggagggccccggtgatgcgttgtgcgtCCTATTCCCCTGTCTGTATCTTAGGAAGGTGCCAGCATCAACAAGTCCCTGCTGAGCCAGTGGAAGGTGATCTCTGCACTGTCAGAGCAGGCCCAGACTTGGAGGAAGGTCTTTACCCCCTGCTGTGCTCACGTGGTGAGTGAAAGATGCTTCACTGACAAAAGAGATAAATGCCTCTTATACAGACATATGGGATGGGCTTCATTCCATTATAATATAGTCAGTTGAGAGATTGGATTGAAATGGAATGGACCCCAACCCTGCCACACTACAGTATCATCAAGCCTGTGAAAGAGTGATTCTGTGGGAAACTCAACCTGAGCATCCACAAATAGTCAATTTTGTATAGAtggggagggggtgtgtgtgtgtgattgggaaaAGCACTGCCCcacataaaaaataaatgtaggaAAAGTTTTTGTTAAACGTGCACCTAATATCAGATCATCTTGCAATTCTCTGTGAAGCTACATTTCATCCAGGTTTCATATAACATTGCGAGAGAGGTTTGTGAAGTCATTTTGTCAAGAGCTTTGCGTGAATACCGTTTGCATCTCCACCGTTTGCATCTCCACCATGTCCGAATACCCTTTCCTGTCGCCTTGTTGTCCAGGCTGCTGAAGGAGAGCCTGGACGGCCATGATCGCCACCCTGAGCCCAGCGGGCAGCAACGTGGAGGAGAGCCTGGACGGCCATGATCGCCACCCTGAGCCCAGCGGGCAGCAACGTGGAGGAGAGCCTGGACGGCCATGATCGCCACCCTGAGCCCAGCGGGCAGCAACGTGGAGGAGAGCCTGGACGGCCATGATCGCCACCCTGAGCCCAGCGGGCAGCAACGTGGAGGAGAGCCTGGACGGCCATGATCGCCACCCTGAGCCCGGCGGGCAGCAACGTGGAGGAGAGCCTGGACGGCCATGATCACCACCCTGAGCCCGGCGGGCAGCAACATGGAGGAGAGCCTGAGCACGCTGCGGTACGCCAAGCAGGCCCGCAGGATCATCAATGTGGCCAAGGTCAACGAGGACACCAACGCCAAACTCATCAGAGGTCAGCCCCTCATCCCTCGCCCTCCCATGCTGccaccaatctctctctctctctccttttctcatcCGTCCATCACCAGGTTCAGTTAACTAGCCATCTCAACTGTCATGAAGGTATTATTCAAAGGAAATTACTGCTCCACATTTCCTGTTCTTTTGGCGCTAGGGGAGCTCTTGCAAAGGCTGTATTTTACACGGGAAGAGGAAACGGTGCAGAGGTTGTGACCATCTAACTTTTTATGGTTTAGTACCATatgtgtattaaacagaggaggcaactgctccgccctcaaccgtaaggctctccagagggtagtgaggtctgcacaacgcatcaccgggggcaaactacctgccctccaggacacctacaccacccgatgttacaggaaggccataaagatcatcaaggacatcaaccacccgagccactgcctgttcaccccgctatcatccagaaggcgaggtcagtacaggtgcatcaaagctgggaccgagagactgcaaaaacagcttctatctcaaggccatcagactgttaaacagccaccactaacattgagtggctgctgccaacacactg encodes:
- the LOC135524783 gene encoding uncharacterized protein LOC135524783 isoform X1, with the protein product MDNQETVVQHPDTKQGHAFTYDFSFCSVDKHPDTKQGHAFTYDFSFCSVNKHPDTKQGHAFTYDFSFCSVDKHPDTKQGHAFTYDFSFCSVDKHPDTKQGHAFTYDFSFCSVNKHPDTKQGHAFTYDFSFCSVNKHPDTKQGHAFTYDFSFCSVDKHPDTKQGHAFTYDFSFCSVDKHPDTKQGHAFTYDFSFCSVNKHPDTKQGHAFTYDFSFCSVVQHPDTKQGHAFTYDFSFCSVDKRDPGFASQQTAFEKVAKPLLERAFEGFNTCLFAYGQTGSRKSYTDISLCFFLTRFSLHTHTHTS
- the ddx59 gene encoding probable ATP-dependent RNA helicase DDX59 — translated: MFMPRALKVKRPTDNTSQVLKKKCKVSQEGEKEGSDDTGQPRNHSLKTSTTAPYESVETDMNAETQVKPDDQDAHLPTLEQGTWSPVRAPEDQQSSESESSTEESEEEEPVKSFRKSQRWPEPGEPVCVMCARFGEYICDSTDNDVCSLECKASHLAKMGMSTGEDAFNRDDTEEKRTSQCGQPAVDRAGNTVYKDYSYKEDAFISGLTEEQVQRVKQELGIVTEGREVGRPIVEFEQCNLPSTLSANLKKAGYEAPTPVQMQMVPVGLAGRDVIASADTGSGKTVAFLLPVVVCALKRLVEGGLGGPAALILTPTRELAIQIERQTKELVMGLPNMRTGLLVGGMPLPPQLHRLKSTIKIIIATPGRLLEILKQKAVQLDGVRVVVVDEADTMLKMGFQQQILKVLENIPEEHQTLLTSATIPKDTEQLAARLTQDPVRIAIGDRNQPCADIRQIVLWVEEPSKKKKLFEILNDGKLYQPPVVVFVDCKLGADLLCEAVKKIMGLNTVAIHSDKTQWERNRILKGLLEGDFEVVVSTGVLGRGLDLVNVKLVVNFDMPPNMDEYVHQVGRAGRLGHRGTAITFVNNDNKRLFLEVVNRVKPTGSQLPPQLLNSPHLHEQQRRDKQKAKQRGEDDIMVTKNNLLSIIRKHNRSSKR